From the Candidatus Auribacterota bacterium genome, one window contains:
- a CDS encoding glycosyltransferase family 39 protein — translation MIPIKIASLAVLLLLPGYLLIRVSRGGVPPSPHPTRRAWLQGVVASMVISSWLGLVLLECGCFSLRNLLLPLAACSLLLYLIFRPALRSARLDENPRERGSAQHDPFPWPLAIVLCAFGLACLRFGSSEYIFGGWDSGEYVNMGALIADRGGIVYRDEFFSSIPEAARQIFTDGGRRYMGFNLLSSREAIVSPKFMHLYPLWLALAMKLSGLRAALSLNVLFSLLSLSLCYQIAGQLHGRRAAAAAAVFLALNAVQIWFARNQCAEPLAQLFFLGCVYFWILWRRGGRLHAALSAACAGMMFLTKFETTIILPAMAAALLLSEKRRGEIAFLIVLLAALLHLTVHLCWWDRPYAWAILNNIPARLREHGLSLIVASCIFLVISYLLLWRSRSRGSPLNRINSPTRFLAGSAVLAFITFLYFIRPLVSASPESANLPEFSRVMGEGLFWWSIAAFLWIWLRGLKSEESLLWISALTVTFLFSISAVGEHHLYPWSARRFLPVTLPALAIFSGCFTAELSALLPRLGRSLLILGLALLLIIPLTRAPFLLTARDYPGARAFIRALAPATEAFDILICEQVRLAVPLNFLLRRNVLLFKETEQTIKKCDRVEALIASRLAEGKRVAYVTAGPAIHGKTIAFQKRAELPFISSIVPLTRHAMPLGITEISSDVKVLEAIPLAAEPPPEKDLFIDIGYQCFGLEDGFYGPRLIGKEGGAGRWTAPRASLIIPWFEDGSAAALTLSLSTGPRGGMPVPVELLIEGRRVAEFNAHGGLNGYMASIPRGTCTGMKRVRLELITPPWNPADDGLRGYPSALGIFLDSIRITKLRAADPGHERNPGGGTDTHEH, via the coding sequence ATGATCCCGATAAAAATAGCATCTCTCGCGGTTCTCCTCCTGCTCCCCGGCTACCTGCTCATCAGGGTGTCGCGAGGGGGCGTGCCGCCCTCTCCCCACCCCACACGCCGGGCATGGCTCCAGGGGGTCGTGGCGAGCATGGTCATCAGCTCGTGGCTCGGATTGGTCCTCCTCGAGTGCGGCTGCTTCTCGCTCAGGAACCTCCTCCTGCCCCTCGCCGCGTGCTCACTACTGCTCTATCTGATATTCCGCCCCGCGCTGCGGAGTGCTCGCCTCGATGAGAACCCCCGGGAGAGAGGCAGCGCACAACATGACCCTTTCCCCTGGCCGCTCGCCATCGTGCTCTGCGCGTTCGGCCTCGCGTGCCTCCGGTTCGGCTCATCCGAGTACATTTTCGGGGGTTGGGACTCCGGCGAGTACGTGAACATGGGCGCGCTCATCGCCGACAGGGGCGGTATCGTCTACCGCGATGAGTTCTTCTCCTCAATCCCCGAGGCCGCGCGCCAGATCTTCACCGACGGGGGCCGGCGCTACATGGGCTTTAACCTGCTCAGCTCCAGAGAGGCGATCGTCAGCCCCAAGTTCATGCACCTCTACCCCCTCTGGCTCGCGCTCGCGATGAAGCTCTCCGGCCTGCGCGCCGCTCTCTCGCTCAATGTGCTTTTCTCCCTCCTCTCGCTCTCCCTCTGCTACCAGATCGCGGGCCAGCTCCACGGGAGGAGAGCCGCGGCCGCGGCAGCCGTCTTCCTCGCGCTGAACGCCGTCCAGATCTGGTTCGCCAGGAACCAGTGCGCAGAGCCGCTCGCCCAGCTCTTCTTCCTCGGCTGTGTCTACTTCTGGATCCTCTGGCGCCGCGGTGGGAGGCTCCACGCCGCCCTCTCCGCTGCGTGCGCGGGAATGATGTTCCTCACAAAATTTGAAACGACCATCATCCTTCCCGCCATGGCGGCCGCCCTCCTCCTCTCCGAAAAGAGGAGGGGGGAGATCGCTTTTCTCATCGTCCTCCTCGCCGCGCTCCTCCACCTGACTGTCCATCTGTGCTGGTGGGACAGGCCGTACGCCTGGGCGATACTCAACAATATCCCTGCTCGCCTCAGGGAACACGGGCTGTCCCTCATCGTAGCCAGCTGTATCTTCCTCGTCATCTCATATCTGCTCCTGTGGCGCTCGAGGAGCCGTGGTTCACCGCTCAACCGGATCAATTCACCGACAAGATTTCTCGCGGGGTCTGCCGTACTCGCGTTCATCACCTTCCTCTATTTCATCAGGCCGCTGGTAAGCGCTTCGCCGGAATCGGCCAACCTCCCCGAATTCAGCCGGGTCATGGGGGAGGGATTGTTCTGGTGGTCTATCGCGGCGTTCCTCTGGATATGGCTGAGGGGGCTCAAGAGCGAGGAGAGCCTCCTCTGGATTTCTGCGCTCACGGTGACATTTCTCTTTTCCATCTCGGCTGTGGGGGAGCATCACCTCTACCCATGGTCAGCGCGCCGGTTCCTCCCTGTCACGCTGCCCGCCCTTGCAATCTTCTCCGGCTGCTTCACCGCTGAGCTCTCCGCCCTCCTCCCCCGGCTGGGGAGGTCGCTGCTCATACTAGGACTCGCCCTTTTGCTGATCATCCCCCTCACGCGCGCTCCCTTCCTCCTCACCGCCAGGGATTATCCGGGCGCGCGAGCGTTCATCCGCGCACTCGCCCCCGCGACAGAGGCATTCGACATCCTCATCTGCGAACAGGTCAGGCTCGCCGTCCCCCTCAATTTCCTCCTCCGCAGAAACGTCCTCCTGTTCAAGGAGACTGAGCAGACAATTAAAAAATGCGACCGTGTCGAGGCACTCATCGCGTCCCGGCTCGCCGAGGGAAAGCGCGTGGCCTATGTCACCGCAGGCCCCGCAATTCATGGAAAGACCATCGCGTTCCAGAAGCGCGCGGAACTGCCGTTCATATCCTCCATCGTTCCACTCACACGGCATGCGATGCCATTGGGGATAACCGAAATATCATCCGACGTGAAAGTTCTCGAAGCGATCCCGCTGGCCGCCGAGCCGCCGCCAGAGAAGGATCTGTTCATTGACATCGGCTATCAGTGCTTTGGGCTCGAGGATGGGTTCTACGGGCCGCGGCTGATCGGGAAGGAGGGCGGAGCGGGCCGCTGGACAGCACCCCGCGCATCGCTTATAATTCCCTGGTTTGAAGATGGTTCCGCGGCAGCGCTCACGCTCTCCCTCTCGACCGGCCCCCGGGGAGGAATGCCGGTTCCCGTGGAGCTGCTCATCGAGGGGAGGAGGGTGGCGGAGTTCAACGCCCATGGGGGATTGAACGGCTATATGGCGTCAATACCCAGGGGAACCTGCACAGGCATGAAGCGGGTCCGCCTCGAGCTGATAACGCCCCCATGGAACCCCGCGGATGACGGGTTGCGCGGCTACCCATCGGCGCTTGGAATATTTCTCGATTCAATAAGGATTACGAAGTTGCGCGCCGCAGATCCCGGACACGAGCGGAATCCCGGAGGGGGGACTGATACTCATGAGCACTAG
- a CDS encoding glycosyltransferase family 4 protein, whose amino-acid sequence MSTSKPALHQIVAGFVDGDAISNFALTLQGIFRGWGYDSDIFCPRRHITPKLSGRAKDIGEHRPLSRREHIVIFHFSIGSETIDYFKRLPERKVLVYHNITPGRYYRSLYDGRETLLTQGRQELRALAPVPDLSLADSSFNAGELEEAGFRNVKVMPIILNTDYLNCPPDRSIINRYRDGVKNILFVGRIVPNKRFEDLIKACHAYRLFLNREVRLLLVGSYIDLERYLALLRNMVRELKLDNVIFTGHIRLEQLTAYYRAADLFLCMSEHEGFCIPLLEAMHFGVPILAYGAAAVPETLGGSGVLVREKDFPRIAELMELLLNDAPLREGIIRRQRERLNDFDPTRLEKKLKGYLAPWLPR is encoded by the coding sequence ATGAGCACTAGCAAACCGGCGCTCCACCAGATCGTCGCAGGTTTTGTCGACGGCGACGCCATCAGCAACTTCGCCCTCACCCTTCAGGGGATATTCAGGGGGTGGGGATATGATTCGGATATCTTCTGCCCCCGACGCCACATCACGCCGAAATTGAGCGGCAGGGCAAAAGACATCGGCGAGCACCGGCCCCTCAGCCGCAGAGAGCACATCGTCATCTTCCATTTCTCCATAGGTTCCGAGACGATCGATTACTTCAAGCGGCTCCCCGAGAGAAAGGTCCTCGTGTATCACAATATCACGCCGGGCCGCTACTACCGCTCTCTCTACGACGGGCGCGAAACCCTCCTCACCCAGGGCCGGCAGGAGCTGAGAGCGCTCGCTCCCGTTCCTGACCTCTCCCTCGCCGATTCATCCTTCAACGCGGGAGAGCTCGAGGAGGCTGGTTTCAGGAATGTGAAGGTGATGCCGATTATTCTCAACACTGATTACTTAAACTGCCCGCCCGACAGGAGCATCATCAATCGCTACCGCGACGGGGTGAAGAACATACTGTTCGTGGGGAGGATCGTCCCCAACAAGCGGTTCGAGGATCTGATCAAGGCATGCCACGCCTACCGCCTGTTCCTGAACCGGGAGGTCCGTCTCCTGCTCGTCGGCTCCTACATTGACCTGGAGCGCTACCTCGCGCTGCTCAGGAACATGGTCCGCGAGCTGAAGCTCGACAATGTGATCTTCACCGGCCACATCCGCCTGGAGCAGCTCACCGCATACTACCGCGCCGCCGATCTGTTCCTCTGCATGAGCGAGCATGAGGGCTTCTGCATCCCGCTCCTGGAGGCGATGCACTTCGGCGTCCCCATCCTCGCCTACGGCGCCGCGGCCGTTCCTGAAACGCTCGGCGGGAGCGGCGTGCTGGTGCGGGAAAAGGATTTCCCGCGCATCGCCGAGCTGATGGAGCTCCTCCTCAACGACGCGCCACTCCGCGAGGGAATCATCCGGCGCCAGAGAGAACGGCTCAATGATTTTGACCCCACTCGTCTTGAAAAGAAATTGAAAGGATACCTGGCTCCATGGCTGCCGCGCTGA
- a CDS encoding glycosyltransferase family 39 protein, which yields MAAALIRLVASPLLFFFPGAFFLRLVCARGRHPLPRGFGEWLFLSALGSILVASWIGLALAELSIFSLRAVLAAQALVSIGLLLAAPGARWGIPRPRAGELAWVALFACLGIALFTPPYEYVLGNWDPGTYINSGARLARRGSITYRDPVLAALPPVDRSLFYFTHLIDQRYEGGIAIGDHERAIVSPHFYHIYTVWIALFHSLGGLRFSLWVNVMFGLLALAAFSLASRELAGGRTALLASLLLAGSAAEIWCVRFPTAEITAQLFFWAGLFCLFRTLDEDRGAWSLFAGVCFAEALLTIFTAVLVLPVLIISLFLFQSRRAALVFLIPLAAGIAHLVIQDATVCRPYFERQVEVLRSYGLTPLRLAGAGVGFLILFAILGLNLLRIRDRAARLLHSTGFNNLLGATLVILFLYAEFIRPLLGGGADARNLPELGWFIYPLVARPRFISIGLLLALYGAILFIFACSGRKRDAFLLITLPVCAFFTYKKMIFPSYLWAIRRYIPIVFPALIFLMACPLALPGLLRKRGQIAAVCAALVLIACMQIDFTRCVLPTDYAGTVDFLAHLAAPLDRGGLYVCEGSGIASPLDYNYGLDVLQLSDQTPEKCRGVERVMGNLLERGRRVYYISRGGWPISPSLNFVPLFETPLETDHLEYSVGAFPRRRVPVSVTARVFRVERLGASPEADATSRVLDIGEDCFGLISGFQKPTMLREKGNGKNAKRWARWTSDEAALVIPTFGSRTDLTLTIRASAGRERPVDSVPVQLFIADKKVAEATIGRSMEEQRVAILASALPAGASRATLKITSPTWNPPVAGGGEQLRNLGICIDWLRIAPRETQ from the coding sequence ATGGCTGCCGCGCTGATTCGCCTCGTCGCGTCCCCGCTCCTCTTCTTTTTCCCCGGCGCATTTTTCCTTCGCCTCGTATGCGCGCGCGGACGTCACCCCCTGCCGCGGGGGTTCGGGGAGTGGCTCTTTTTGTCCGCGCTCGGCAGCATCCTGGTGGCATCCTGGATCGGGCTCGCGCTCGCGGAGCTTTCCATCTTCTCGCTCCGCGCGGTCCTCGCCGCCCAGGCCCTCGTCTCCATCGGCCTGCTCCTCGCAGCACCGGGCGCACGGTGGGGCATCCCGCGCCCCCGAGCCGGTGAGCTCGCGTGGGTCGCGCTCTTCGCGTGCCTCGGGATTGCGCTCTTTACGCCGCCGTATGAGTATGTGCTCGGGAACTGGGACCCTGGCACCTATATCAACAGCGGCGCCCGGCTCGCCCGCCGCGGCTCGATCACCTATCGCGATCCGGTCCTCGCGGCCCTGCCCCCCGTCGACCGTTCGCTTTTCTACTTCACGCACCTGATCGACCAGCGCTATGAGGGCGGCATAGCGATTGGCGACCACGAGCGCGCTATCGTCTCGCCCCATTTCTACCATATCTATACCGTCTGGATCGCCCTCTTCCACTCGCTCGGAGGCCTGCGATTCTCGCTCTGGGTGAACGTGATGTTCGGCCTCCTGGCGCTCGCCGCATTCTCCCTCGCGAGCAGGGAGCTCGCGGGCGGGAGAACCGCCTTGCTCGCCTCGCTCCTCCTTGCGGGGAGTGCCGCCGAGATCTGGTGCGTCCGGTTTCCCACCGCCGAGATCACCGCCCAGCTATTCTTCTGGGCCGGCCTCTTCTGCCTGTTCCGCACCCTCGACGAAGATCGCGGGGCATGGTCACTCTTCGCCGGGGTGTGCTTTGCGGAGGCGCTCCTCACGATCTTCACCGCCGTGCTCGTCCTCCCGGTACTCATTATTTCGCTTTTCCTTTTCCAGAGCAGGCGCGCCGCACTCGTGTTCCTCATCCCGCTCGCCGCCGGAATCGCACACCTCGTCATTCAGGACGCCACCGTCTGCCGCCCCTACTTCGAGCGCCAGGTTGAGGTCCTCCGCTCCTACGGGCTCACTCCGCTCCGGCTCGCGGGTGCGGGCGTGGGATTCCTGATACTATTCGCAATCCTGGGACTAAACCTCTTGCGCATCCGCGACCGTGCCGCGCGGCTTCTCCACTCGACGGGATTCAATAATCTCCTCGGGGCCACGCTCGTTATCCTTTTTCTTTACGCGGAGTTTATCCGCCCGCTCCTCGGAGGCGGGGCCGACGCGCGGAATCTCCCCGAGCTCGGCTGGTTCATATATCCGCTCGTGGCAAGGCCGCGATTCATCTCTATAGGACTCCTGCTCGCCCTCTACGGGGCGATCCTTTTCATCTTCGCGTGCAGCGGCCGGAAACGCGACGCCTTCCTCCTGATTACCCTGCCCGTCTGCGCGTTTTTCACCTACAAGAAGATGATCTTTCCCTCGTACCTGTGGGCTATCAGGCGCTACATACCGATCGTGTTCCCCGCGCTCATCTTCCTCATGGCGTGTCCGCTCGCCCTGCCCGGGCTACTGAGAAAGAGAGGACAGATCGCCGCGGTGTGCGCCGCGCTCGTCCTCATCGCCTGCATGCAGATCGATTTCACCCGATGCGTGCTCCCCACCGATTACGCCGGCACGGTCGATTTTCTCGCCCACCTCGCCGCCCCGCTCGACCGCGGAGGACTCTACGTCTGTGAGGGGAGCGGGATCGCGTCTCCGCTCGATTATAACTACGGCCTGGACGTCCTGCAGCTGTCCGATCAAACACCAGAGAAGTGCCGGGGCGTCGAGCGCGTCATGGGGAACCTGCTCGAGCGCGGCAGACGGGTCTACTACATTTCAAGGGGAGGGTGGCCGATTTCGCCTTCCCTCAATTTCGTTCCTCTCTTTGAGACGCCGCTCGAGACCGACCACCTCGAGTACAGCGTCGGCGCATTCCCCCGGAGACGCGTGCCGGTGAGCGTCACCGCGCGGGTCTTCAGGGTCGAGAGGCTCGGGGCGTCGCCTGAGGCGGACGCGACGAGCCGCGTGCTCGACATCGGAGAGGACTGTTTCGGTCTCATCAGCGGTTTCCAGAAGCCCACCATGCTCCGGGAAAAGGGAAACGGCAAGAATGCCAAGCGATGGGCGCGGTGGACGTCGGATGAGGCCGCGCTCGTCATTCCCACATTCGGTTCCCGCACCGATCTCACGCTCACCATCAGGGCATCTGCGGGGAGGGAGAGGCCTGTCGACTCGGTGCCAGTCCAGTTATTCATTGCTGACAAAAAAGTTGCGGAGGCAACCATCGGCCGGTCAATGGAGGAACAGCGCGTTGCCATTCTGGCGAGCGCCCTCCCCGCGGGCGCGTCGCGCGCGACTCTGAAAATCACCTCTCCCACCTGGAATCCCCCCGTCGCGGGCGGCGGGGAACAGCTCCGCAACCTCGGTATCTGCATCGACTGGCTGCGCATCGCACCGCGCGAGACTCAGTGA